The Hordeum vulgare subsp. vulgare chromosome 7H, MorexV3_pseudomolecules_assembly, whole genome shotgun sequence DNA window atattgattggtgtttgtgttgagcatgaacatgattggatcgtatttattacaatacggttattcatttaaagagaataatggttactctgtttacatgaataataccttcaatggtcatgcacctaatataaatggtttattgaatctcgatcgtagtgatatgcATGTTCGTAATATTGATGTCAAAAGGATACTAAGTACTCTctctatccatatatatatagggcctaatgcGTTTTTCGAGTCTAACTTTGACCACATGTTAGAGCAAAtaatatatgacatgcaagttaTAGAAAGCATACCGTCAAATTCATACGCGAAAGGAGCTTCCAATAACACAATTTTTATATTATACGTCTCATATAATATTAATCTTATCAATAGTCAAACACAGCCTCAAAAAATGCATTAGGCCTTATatatatggatggagggagtagtaatgatagtaccacttacttgtggcactgtcatttgagtcatattggtataaaacgcatgaagaagcgccATGCTGATCCATCTTTTGACtcgctcgtttttgaatcgtttgagacatgtgaaccatgcgtattggtgtaaacgcatgaagaaacttcatgcagatggatcttttgggctcacttgattttgaatcacttgagacatgcaaatcatgccacatgggcaagatgactggaggcctcgtttttccagtgagatcgaatgagcaaatgaCTTGTtgaaaataatacattttgattatGCAGttcaatgagtgccgaggcacgcagtggatatcgttatgttcttagttCCTTGATGATTTGAACATATACaaatgtatttgcttgatgaatcacaagtttaaAATATTAAAAAGTTTAAACAATTTTAAAGTGAAGTTGAAAGATCATCATGCACGGGGACATATTCGAGTCAAGGTTGGCAAGAACTAATCAGTTCACCTCTGTCACCATAGTAAAAGAAAACGACATTTTTACTTCATGCATGCATATGTACCTAACTACCTCGGACAATAATCAAAAGCACGAGCTTCTTTTCGGTACAGTAAATAAAGGCACCAGCTTAACTGACGCCCAGTTTGGACCATCGGCTGTCAGCCTTTCCCTGTCCCGAGCTCGAGGCCTCAAGTCGGCATGCACTGTGCTCGGCCACCAAGCACTTTAATTAACCATCCCGTTCGCTTTCACACGTCCGCCCGGGCGCGAGCACGAGCAGGAGAGCATCGGGCATTTGCGTCCCGGGCAGGGCTCCTGGCACACAAACGTAACGTACTCCACCCAGCCAAGCCACGGCAACGGAACGGAATGCGTCAGGGGCAACCCAATTAACCCACTTCCCTTCCCCgcccgacgaagaagaagaaggaggaggaaggcccCTCTCCGCTTCCAAAGTCTTCTCCGGCCGATCACCCCAAGTAAAGTAAAGAATTATCGCCCGGTTAGCCTAGCCTAGCCTAGCCTAGCCTAGCCTAGCTCCACCCGCCACCACCGCACCCACCGCACGGTGCACCAGCACCTCCCCCTCCCGCCTGTCTATAAATACGCAGCACCCTCctgcctctctccctccccccctcTTCCCTCGCCTTCATTCCCTCCTCGCTCCAGCCATCGGATCGATCGACGCGGCAATGGCGACATTTGCGACGCCGGTGAGGTCGGCGTCCCTGCAGCTCCCCGCTCTCCTCTGCATCCTCCTCTGCTCAGGTAATGCGTGGATGAATGCCTTAAACCTTGGCGGCGAATTCGGTTGACCGGGCGTCGGAGCGTGTGGCTGACAGGTTTTTTCTTGGaatgtgcgtgcgtgcgtgcagaGGTTTGGGTGCTCCAATGCGGCGCGGCGATCGGCATCAACTACGGGCAGGTGGGCAACAACCTGCCGACGCCGGCGCAGGTGGTgtcgctgctgtcgtcgctgCGGGTCGGCAAGGTGCGCATCTACGACGTCAACCCGCAGGTGCTGGCGGCGTTCGGCGGCACGGGCATCGAGCTCATCGTCACCGTGCCCAACGACCTGGTGCAGCCCATGGCCGCCAGCGCGGTCCAGGCCATGCAGTGGGTCACCGCCAACATCAAGCCCTACTTCCCGGCCACGCGCGTCACGGGCGTCGCCGTCGGGAACGAGGTCTTCACCGACGACGACGCGGCGCTCAAGGCCAGCCTCGTCCCGGCGATGCGCAACCTGCACGCCGCGCTGGCCCAGCTGGGCATGGACGGCTACGTGCACGTCTCCACCGCCAGCTCCCTCGGCGTGCTCGCCAACTCCTACCCGCCGTCGCAGGGCGCCTTCACGCCCGAGTGCGCCGCCCTCATGCTCCCCTTCCTCCGCTTCCTCGCCGACACCAACGCCCCTTTCTGGATCAACGCCTACCCCTACTTCGCCTACAAGGCCGACCCCGCAAAGTAAGTCCTCTTTGCCACGTTTCATCCTACACACGTTTCAACGTCCCTTTCTGACGTGGATGCCACGTGAGTGCGTGCAGCGTGTCCCTGTCGTACGCGCTGTCGGACCCGTACCACGTGGGGGCGGTGGACCCATACACGCACCTGCAGTACACGAGCATGCTGTACGCGCAGGTGGACGCGGTGAGCTTCGCGGCGGCGAGGCTGGGCTACGGCGGGATCCCGGTGTTCGTGTCGGAGACGGGGTGGCCGTCCAAGGGCGACGCCGACGAGGTGGGAGCCACCGTGGAGAACGCGCGCGCATACAACCGGAACCTGCTGGTGCGGCAGGTGAGCAACGAGGGCACGCCGCTGCGCCCGCGCCAGCGCATCGAGGTCTACCTCTTCGCGCTCTTCAACGAGGACATGAAGCCCGGACCAACCTCCGAGAGGAACTACGGACTCTACCAGCCAGACGGACGGATGGTCTACAACGTCGGCCTCGCGCAGCAGCAGACCACGTCGGCGGCATCCCTCTCCCTCGCAGCCTCCTCCGCGCCACCCACCACGGTCAGTATATATATACTCTGCCGCCCTTCATCCTTCCTTCAAATTCTACGTACTATATATATGTGCAAATCGATTCTTCCATGGAAGATGGAACCAACCAACCAACTGTGACATCAGAGAACTGGTACTAGTACGTGGTACCTTCAGCATATCTATCGGGATCACATCTTTTTGGGTCAGTCAGAGATATGATAGCTAGGCATGCACAGTGGTAAAGATATGCATGCATGTGTAATGTGTTCCCCACAGGCCACAGCAACGTCAACCAAGGGTGCAATGCACATGTGGATCACTGTTGGTCCAAGCTGGACTTTACTAGAATCGTACACTACTGTACAAAAGCACCCTTCTTATCTAAACGAAAGTGGCTAGTGCTCCATGATGTCCATGCACGTACCAAACTATTCACTTTcatctgcatgcatgcatgggacggTTGAGAGATCAACATATATACCAACCTTGGCTCtagtcaaaaaaaaaaaaaaatgccACCCTTGCAAGTAAAGAAACTATAACCTCCGACTCCGAGCAGCACACGCACGCAGCTAGCTAGTGTCCTGGGCAGCAGTTTTCCTTCCAGGTGACCTAGCTGAATTGCAGAGTTATTCTTTCCCCTTGCTTACACTTAAAGTGCTACTAGGTTGCAACGATCATCAGATCACTCCACTTAGAAGGGGGGGAAAAGGCACCAAGAAAGCATGACCTAGGAAGGGATCATATCTAGTAATACTTGCAACCAACAAAAAGGAATAATCAGCTAGCCTTTGCAACTTTGCAAGCACCACGACGCGCGCTTTGAGTTCACACTCGTGTCTTCGAGGAAACTTCACGAGTCAATCAGGTCTTGTATGGCAAGGCCGTTCGCTCTTTTCAGTATATAGTCATCTCGTCTCATCTCATCGCCAAGGAGAAGAGATTTCTAAATATTCCTTGCGCATTTGTGCACACAAAGAAGAAGGAATGATTCCAAAGCGTTCCTTTCCCGCACACTTATCGCACGGTTTAGTATTCCCGAGGGGCCAAACTTCCATGATTGCACAAATCAGCGTTAGGTGCATATGCGATTCTTCTTCTCCACCCAAATGTATATGCTGTTAGTGGAGCAAAAAATGATGGTTGATAATTAGTCACGGCCGGAGATCATCGAAAGCAGCTGGATGAACAAACATGATTAGTTTTCACCGAAAGACCGCGCGGGCATATTACTATTAATTCATGGCTGCATTTTGAGAAGTGTGGTTTTTTAAAGATGGAGATGCTTGTTTTACCATATTTATTAGTTGTATGAACTGACATGTGTTCACCTTTTGTGATACGCAGGGTGTTGGGAAGGACATGACCAGGCTGTGCCTCCTCTCAGCGCTGGCCATCCTGCTCACCTCCCAGGCTTTCTTACTGGGATAGCAAAAGCGGCCGGGAGCGCGGCCATATGCATGCAAGCAAAATGGCCTTGACTTTTGCAGGCCGAAAGGGCGGAGGTGGTGCACCATTTGGAGGTATGCCGGCCATGGGCCCCCCTTGCACGCCATCTTATCACAGATGACACAACCTGCTTTCCCGTGCCATGTGGTAGCCCTTTATAtccaggagagagagagagagaaagaaagacgCTTTCCCATTTCACATGCCCTTCCCTTTCCTACCACATAAGAAATGTATATAGTATGTATATAATGTGCGTACATATCTGATCATGCATACGTGATAGAGTACATGACATGCACGCCGCAAGGCGGTCTGGAAGTCTGAAACACTTGGTCACAACTCACAGCTCCACCTTTTTTCCCGTTGCAGGAGGCAAAAGGAGAGCATGTATGGTGTAGGCCAGAGAGAAAGCTCGTCTTTGCGATGTGGAAGGCACTACCCACGCAGTACCCTCGTCCTCGTGGGCTGGGCTTGTGGACGGGCACGGCGTGTAAATACGGCATGCGAGAGGGAGGGAAAGGTTCCCGTTTTGTGACGCGCGCGCACATGGGATCCCGGGAGATACTCGGGGAAGATGGAGAGAATGGGTGGCGGATGCTCGCGGGATTCGCTTTTCGGCGCCGAGGCTGCTTTACGCCCTTTGTGCCATGTCAAGGTGCTAGGCTCGTGTTCGTGTGTATATATGGTCTATGACTTGGTTATTATCGTTGTCGTTGTATTCTTTTATTTGTTCTTAGGCTCGGGCTCCCTGCGGCTGGTGCTCATCAGTTGGTATGCGGGGCCTGGGTGTTGATGTAAATAACTGGGCAATTTATCAGAGCGTATTATGATTCCCGTTGCGATTcttgcttttcttcttctcttgctcTGTTGACGGTGACCCAAATTCGGATTAAGATGCcggtgtctttgttgttgttgatgtcgaaaTGAAACTGCATCCCGCAGAAGAAGGGGCTGAAGAGAAGTTGATACTCTCAGACTAAAACTCTGCTTCCAGAGTTCAGGTTCAATTGGTTAATGTTGTCGTAGAAAATTGCACAAGCTTATCCTGAGTAGCTGATAAATACGTCTGCGATTACAAGCCACGACAAGCTCCACAAAGTCGAGCGACTAAACATGtttctcagaaggcgtggcattcGTAACTGCATCGTATTCATCTGAACTCTTTATTGCATTTCCATCCATTACGAGCTGTTGCGTTATTGTAGTGAGAAGCAAAAAACCACCAGCTAACACAGCATCCCCTAGTATATTCACAAACAGTGTCACCCTCTAGTAGCAACACAACTCACACGAAAACCATTGCTTTGGCCAGCTCGAGAGCCCTTTCCCTTCCAAAGAGCTTCTCCACGATGGCAAGCGAGAATTCCATGGAAGTGCCTGGACCTTGGCTAGTGATCAGGTTGCCATCGACGACGACTCTGTTCTCGCATTCGCTTTGGTCCGCGAGTTTGCTCCACATAGCAGGATAGGATGTAGCCTTCTTTCCCTGGTGTAAAAGGTGTTGTGCAAGTTATAGAACCGTTTCAGTATGTCTGTTTCCCTAGGGCTTAATGTTTGTCGCACGCTATACCTTCAGCAGGCCATGTGGCTCAAGGGCAATTGCTGGGGAGGCACATATTGCTCCATACAGTTTGTTTGCCTCGGCTTGCTTCTTGATCAGACCAACCAGCTTATCTGATTTGGTGTATGCTTGGGCACCACCAAGACCGCCCTATCAAAAATATAAAAACGTGAGGCCATATGATATATGGAGTGCTAACGTTATTAATGGTCAAAAGTGATGTATGGAACTTACAGGTAATAAAATGAGATCGTACTGCTGCTTAAGGACATCATCCAACAGCACATCAGCAACCATCTTCACATTCCTCGATGCAACAATCTCCAAAGTGCCTTCCAAAGATGCAACGACAACATTTGCTTTCGCTCTTCGAAGAATGTCAATTATCATAATTGCCTCCATCTCCTCTGTGCCATTAGCAATTGGTACGAGAATCTGCAGCAGGAGAGCGAGATCTTGAACTGTGAATGCAGCACTATACAGTTGGAACTCAACATGTAGTAAAATGAAGAAAAAAATACTGTAGAAGAAAGCAAATATTTAATGAGTTGATTGTTGATtgaaaaatactccctccgtccaaaaataagtgtcgctgatttagtacaactttgtactttgTACTAAATCAGCACACTTATTTTGGGGCGGAAGGAGTAGCTTTTAATTGCATCCAGTGgcttctactccctccattcctaaatataagtcattttagatatttcactaggggactacatacggagcaaaatgagtgaatctacactcctatatacatccgtatatagtcccctagtgaaatctctaacaagacttatatttaggaacggagggagtatgatttaATCTTAGTCATACGCTAAATAAATTGCCTTTGGGTTCGTGTGCGCTATGCTAGCGGCTACCGTTTTCATCCCTCCCTCCATATGCACAAACCAAGCTAGAaagtcaaatttctgaaagagatCATCTCATACAGAACAGCTGAGATACTCAATACACCTGTCCTCATCATCGACCTATCAAAACCTAGTGGTCAAGCCTTAGAAAGCACACAATGAATTCTCTACCATAAGGAACAATGTTTGCACCAAGAACCTATGAGGCACCGATACGGCAAAACTGATACTGTGACACGGAAATGGGGACACGGGATAGGTCAATTTCTAGAAACAGCAATACGCTGATGCAGCAAGTATAtacaaataattaataaaatgccaTGTAATAATGACAAAATTAATTTTGAGATGTGAAATGAGGTCAATATGTTGCCCCATCAGATTACTGCCCAATTAATaaagacagcaacaacaacaggtcAGCAGCAACCCTTTGTTTTGAATGTCAACAGCAACTCAGGACTCCGGAGCTGCATAAAAAAAACATGGCTAGGACCAGCAGCAACAGCTCGTCAGCAGCCGCCATGTAAAAAAATGTCGCCAGTCATGACTCGTGACTAATTGCTAGACAGCAAGGCGGCAACAACAGCAGCTCAGCACCAACTCAGCCACTCAGCAATAAATAGAGGAGCACAGGGGAGGCAGCACCAACTAGCACGCAGCAGGAGCGGCAGACGGCAGCAAGCTGGCCAGCTGCAGAAAGTTACTTTGCTTGCTGCTGACGGAGATTAAGAGCCTGTTCGGATCCTCTCTACTCCTCAACTGCGCTCCCGGAGCGGATGGAGCGGCGCCGTACGCACCAACTCCACAGAGTCAAAAGAGTGGAGCAGAACAGCCTGCAGCTCATTTTCATGGAGTGGCTAAAACCGAGCTCCACGGCTCCATGGAATCAGAAATACTGGAGCAGATTTGGTGGAGCGGAGAGGTTCCAAACAGGCTCTAAGCAACGCGCGGCGGCGGCAGCAACTCCAGGCGGAGGCGGCGACCAAGGTGAAGGCGACTCCAGGCATGCAAAGGACCTTGTCAAGAGACTGGATCAAAACGCTGATCTTTCGATCGAGGATATGGAGGGCCGGTACTCGTATGTACCTGTCTAGGGTTATGAGTGGGCTTCTACTGTCTCAGGCTGCACTCCCGTCATCCCTGTACCCCGGCGTATCAGATTCATTTCCTTTTTCGTAAAATTAAAAATCATGATACCTTAGGATACACTAAAACAGCTCAAGACCAACACTGTCCTTAGTAAATAACTGTGTGTCATGTTCATGTCATAAGCATTGCATAAGCATCATATTTCTTTTAAATATAAGATTTAATAAAACTCTTAACATTTTTCTTCAAGGGCTAAAACCCTAAATTTTGCCCAATGTCCAAAATGCCTTCCTAAACCCTAAATATTTCGGCAAGAGGCTTATAATTTATTATGTGGGCCTTCCCAAATTTTTAGGGATTAAAGGAATATTTTTGGACTTCCGGATTAAACCATAATGTTAATTTATATGGATTTAATTTCATATGTAATATAAATGGGTCCACAAACCATATTGATTATTTTGTGTGGCTTGGAATTGGTCCTGTGAGGTTACACCAaaaaaaaaaaattggaattATTGAGCCCTCAAAGCTGTTTTTAATCCGGGGCCAAATCTGCTAATTATTAAACCCTGCACAAAGCATTGTTTCTTTTGGGCCCGGCCCATTGGGTGATTCTATCTAAACTGCCCACGATGGTGTCACATAGCAGTACAGCGCCAGCAGTCCAGCCCTACACTGTTCATCTACCGCAGACAGTTGTAAGGCACGACCTAGCCCTCCTGGAAACCCTAGCGCCCAACTCCCTACATCCCCTCAATGTTATCGCCACCACTTGCAGAGGAGAGGATGCGCACGATGCGAACGCTGGAGACTACTTCGTACAGCGACACGTCTTCAAGGAACTAACGAACGTGTATGgataacttggtgcacccctccagggttaaatctaTTCGCTGTGCCAACGGTTATGGACGGCTTGGAGATTCTGTATTTGATCATAGAACTAATTTCAATTGATAAT harbors:
- the LOC123407770 gene encoding glucan endo-1,3-beta-glucosidase 11-like isoform X1; this translates as MATFATPVRSASLQLPALLCILLCSEVWVLQCGAAIGINYGQVGNNLPTPAQVVSLLSSLRVGKVRIYDVNPQVLAAFGGTGIELIVTVPNDLVQPMAASAVQAMQWVTANIKPYFPATRVTGVAVGNEVFTDDDAALKASLVPAMRNLHAALAQLGMDGYVHVSTASSLGVLANSYPPSQGAFTPECAALMLPFLRFLADTNAPFWINAYPYFAYKADPANVSLSYALSDPYHVGAVDPYTHLQYTSMLYAQVDAVSFAAARLGYGGIPVFVSETGWPSKGDADEVGATVENARAYNRNLLVRQVSNEGTPLRPRQRIEVYLFALFNEDMKPGPTSERNYGLYQPDGRMVYNVGLAQQQTTSAASLSLAASSAPPTTGVGKDMTRLCLLSALAILLTSQAFLLG
- the LOC123407770 gene encoding glucan endo-1,3-beta-glucosidase 14-like isoform X2, whose amino-acid sequence is MATFATPVRSASLQLPALLCILLCSEVWVLQCGAAIGINYGQVGNNLPTPAQVVSLLSSLRVGKVRIYDVNPQVLAAFGGTGIELIVTVPNDLVQPMAASAVQAMQWVTANIKPYFPATRVTGVAVGNEVFTDDDAALKASLVPAMRNLHAALAQLGMDGYVHVSTASSLGVLANSYPPSQGAFTPECAALMLPFLRFLADTNAPFWINAYPYFAYKADPANVSLSYALSDPYHVGAVDPYTHLQYTSMLYAQVDAVSFAAARLGYGGIPVFVSETGWPSKGDADEVGATVENARAYNRNLLVRQVSNEGTPLRPRQRIEVYLFALFNEDMKPGPTSERNYGLYQPDGRMVYNVGLAQQQTTSAASLSLAASSAPPTTEAKGEHVWCRPERKLVFAMWKALPTQYPRPRGLGLWTGTACKYGMREGGKGSRFVTRAHMGSREILGEDGENGWRMLAGFAFRRRGCFTPFVPCQGARLVFVCIYGL